CAAAAGCCGCGACAGGATCCGCGCCCGGTGCAGACACCCTGCGAGATCGACGTTCCCGCTGACGAAGGCTGTCCGGACCGGGCCCGGGACTCGGGCTCGTACTCACCCTCACCCGCCGGCCTTTTCGGGACAAGCGGTATTCGCCCGCACCCTGCCTGAGGACCCACTGAACGGCGACCAGGAAGACGACATGAACCCACTCGCGAGTCAGCGACCCGTAGCGGTCATCGGCGCGGGCGCGATCGGCCTCTCGTTGGCCTCCGCGCTCGCCCGAACAGGGCGGCCCGTCACCGTCTGCGGCGGGCGTGAGCCCGTTCACCACATCGAGGTCACCGAGGACGGCGTTGCGGAGACCTGGCCGGTCCGGCACGTGAGCGACCCGGCCGACATCGCGGGGTACACCGCCGCGATCGTCGCCGTGAAGGCGCACCAGACCGCGGCGGTGGCGGACTGGCTGCGCGCACTCGCGCACCCGGACGCGACGGTGCTCGTCGCGCAGAACGGCGTCGAGCAGCGCGAACGCGTCCTGCCCTACGTCGGACCCGCCCACGTCGTGCCCGGCGTCGTCTACCTGAACTGCGAGCGCACCTCACCCGGGCGCGTGATCCTCCGGCGGGCCGGCGCGCTCGACGTGGCCGTGCCGGACGACCCGGCCGGCGTCGCCCTCGCCGACGAGCTGAACACCGGCAGGATGCGCACGGCGGTCGAGCCCGACCTGAAGACGGTGGCGTGGACGAAACTGCTCACGAACATCACCGCCAACGCCCTGACCGCCCTGACCGGCCGGCGCGCCGACATGATGCGGGATCCCGAGATCGAGCGCATCGCCCGGAACATCATGGCCGAGGCCGTGCAGGTGGGCCGGGCCGACGGTGCGGCGCTCACCGAGGCGCACGTCGACCGTGCCGTGCACTGGCTCCAGCACGTCCCTCCGGGCAGCACCACATCGATGCGGGAAGACCGTCTCGCCGGTCGGCCTCTCGAACACGACGCTCTCACCGGAGCCGTGGTACGTGCCGCCGAACGGCACGGCATCGACGTTCCGACGAACCGGTTCGTCCTCGCGCTCCTGTCCGCCATCGAGCCGACCGGGGTGGCGGCATGAACGGCATACGGATCTCGCGACGCGCCCAGGCCGTGGCCCCGTTCTACGCGATGGAGTTCGGCAAGCAGGCCGCCGCGCTGGAGGCCCAAGGGCACCACGTCGTCAAACTCAGCATCGGCGAGCCGGACTTCGGCGCGCCCCCGGCCGTCCTGGACGCGATGCGCGAGGTCATGGACGGCAGGCCCATGACCTACACCGCGGCCCTCGGACTCCCGGCGCTGCGGCAGGCCATCGCGGACTTCTACCGCGACCGGCACGACGTCGAGGTCGACCCGTCCCGGATCGTCGTGACGGCGGGCGCCTCGGCCGCGCTCGTGCTGGCCACCGCCGCCCTCGTCGACCCAGGCGACGAGGTGCTCATCTCGGACCCGTCCTACCCGTGCAACCGGCAGATCGTCGAGAGCTTCGGCGCCCGGGTCTCGCTCGTTCCGACGACCGCCGGGACCCGCTTCCAGCTCGACACCGCCTCGGTGCGCTCGCACTGGACGGACGCGACGCGCGGCGTCATGGTCGCCAGTCCGTCGAACCCGACCGGCACCTCGGTCCCCACCGACGAGCTGGCGGCGATCTGCGACCTCGCCCGCGAACGCGGCGCGTGGCGCATCGTCGACGAGATCTACCTCGACCTCAGCGACCACGACGACCGGGGCAGGCCGCCGCGCAGCGCGCTGTCGTTCGACCCCGACGCCGTCGTCATCAACAGCTTCTCGAAGTACTTCGGCATGACCGGCTGGCGGCTCGGCTGGTGCGTCGTCCCCGAGGCCCTCGTACCGGCGATGGAGCGCCTGGCCCAGAACTACTTCCTCTGCGCCTCCGCCCCCGCCCAGCACGCCGCCCTGGCCTGCTTCACCCCCGAGTCCCTCGCGGTCTGCGAAGCCCGCCGCACCGAACTCGCCGAACGGCGCGCGCTCGTCCTCGACGGCCTGGACCGGATCGGCCTGCCGGTCCCCGTCCCGCCCGACGGCGCGTTCTACATCTACTTCGACGTCAGCGACACCGGACTCACCTCATGGCAGTTCTGCGAACGCGCGCTCCAGGAGGCACACGTCGCCGTCACCCCGGGCAGGGACTTCGGCGTCCACACCGCGGACACCCACGTCCGGCTCTCCTACGCCGCGTCGGCCGACAACTTGCGCGAGGGCATCGACCGGCTCGGGAAGTTCCTGGCCACGTTGCAGTGAACCGAGCGGTCGAGGGTGGTCGACCGGCCGTTCGCCCGTCTCCGGCCGCTCCGGACGGGAGGCGACGACGGGTGGCCCGGTCACAGCCCGCCGCCCTCCGCTTCCGCCCGCCCGCGCCGCACGCCGGCACCGCGTCGCCGTCCGCCACCCCGTTCGGGGCCCGCGCCGCCGCCAGACGAGGGCGCGCTGAACCCGCCGGGGACGAGGCGCGGCGGGCCCACGGTCGGCGTCGTCGGCCCGGACGGAGCCGGACGGCCGTGGGTCTCCCGGCCCGGACCGGTGCCCGGGACCGCCCGTGCGTCCGCCGCTGTACCCGTCTCCGTCTCCCGGTCCGGTACGCGCGGTGGCGGCGGAGCCGCACGGCTCAGCACGCGGGTGTGGGTCATCAACGGGGCGCAGGCGGAGCAGACTTCGCTGAGTGCCCAGACCTGGCCGACCGACGGGTCGTGCCGCAGGACGAGGACGACCGCGCCCGCGCAGGCGACCCGGACGCCCTCGTGCAGCGCGCACCGCTCACGGCGGCAGGAGCAGGCCGCGTCGTGATGCACCGCCGCGGCTCTGGCGTGCGCGCCCGCGTGGGCCACGGCGAAGCGGCGCAGGGCCGCGATGTCACGGGAGCGCGCCGGCATCGAGCACGTCGAGGAGCAGGTGACCGACGCCGTGCGGTCCCGGTGTCCGACCACGCGGATCGTCCAGGAGCGGCCCGGACGGCGGGCCGAGGGGGCGTCAGGGTACATAAGAGCCAAAGCACATGTCCTTCGTGGGGAGGAGCAGGGGAAGGCGAGGGGAGGTGACGGGAGGGTTTCGGGGAGCGACGCGAGGGCGGGGAGCGGTCCGCGGGGTGATTCCGGCTCGGACCGCCGGAAGTGACCTCGTTCACAGCATGCCCGCGGCTTCGCGGACCATTCGCGCTGTGCCCCCTCTGGCGGACAGGCCGCCTGTTGCACAGGCTGTCAGTCCGTACGCCTAAGCTCCCTCCATGAACACAGGGGGACCCCACAGACGGGTCGTCGACGGCCGCTTCGAACTGGTCGAGCGCCTCGGCGGCGGAGGCATGGGCCTGGTGTGGCGGGCCCGCGACCTGGCCCTGCACCGGGACGTGGCCGTGAAGGAGGTCCGGCCCCCGGACCCGGACCTGGCCGAGTACGACCCCGAGGGCGCCCGCACGCTGCGCGAGCGCGTCCTGCGGGAGGCCCGCGCGCTGGCCCGGGTGCACCACCCCAACGTCGTCACCATCCACCACATCGTCGACGGCGGCGAGCGCACCTACCCGTGGATCGTGATGCAGCTGGTCGAGGGCGGCTCCCTCCAGGACCGGCTCCAGCAGGGCGTGATGACGCCCGCAGAGGCCGCCCGGCTGGGCCGTGAGGTGCTGTCCGCGCTGCGCGCCACGCACGCCGTCGGCATCGAGCACCGCGACGTGAAACCCGCCAACGTCCTGCTGCGCCCCGACGGACGGCCCGTGCTCACCGACTTCGGCATCGCCGCCGTCCGCGAGTCCACCGCCCTGACCGCCACCGGCGCCGTCATCGGCTCGCCCGACTTCATGGCGCCGGAACGGGTCAGCGGCAAGGAGGGCGGTCCCGCCGCCGACCTCTGGTCACTGGCGATGCTGCTGTACGTCGCCGTGGAGGGCCACCATCCGCTGCGCAGGTCGAGCACGCTCGCCACCCTGGCCGCCGTACTCGGCGAGGACGTGCCCGCACCGCGCCGGGCCGGACCGCTGACCGGCGTCCTCACGGCGCTGCTCGTCCGGGACCCGCAGGCCCGCCCCGACGCGGCGGAGGTCGACCGGATGCTCGCGACCGTGACCGGGGAGGCGCCGGGTCCGTCCGTGCCGGAGGACGCCGCGCCCCCGGCCGGGCCGGCTCAGCAGGCCTGGGCGACCTCCTACCCGCTCGCCCCGCCCCCAGCCGCAGTCACCCCCGAAACCGCACCGCCAGCCGTCACGATCGCCCCGCAGCAGGCCGGTGCCCCGGCCCGGGGTCCCGGCATCCGCGTGCGGGCCGTCACCGGAGTCGTCGTCACCATGGCGCTGACGGGCGTCCTGGTGTGGACGCTGGTTCCGCAGACGAAGAAGGACGACACCGGCGGCGGTACGACCACGCCGAGCCCGTCCGTGTCGCAGAGCGCCCGGCGGGCGTCCTCCGGAGGCTCGTCCGGCACCGCCGCCACCGAGACCGACCTGCTCAGCGGCGACGGCCTCAAGACGGCGGTGGCGAAGCTGACCGCGGCCATGGGCGGGACGAAGGTCACCAGCCTCGTGGTGTACGGGGAGTACGCCATCGCCGACGCGCCCGTCAAGGGCCACCCGAAGCTCTACGACCGGTACGTCTACCGGGGCGGGGACGTGGCGGTGAAGGACGGGCCGGGCGGCACCGTGATGAGCGGCGCGGTCCCCGTCGACCTGGATCTCTACGACTGGGACGCCGTGCCCGCGCTGCTCACCAGGGCCGACGAGACCCTCGGCGTGCCCACGCCCACGAGCCGCTACCTGACGATCAACGCGGCCTCCACCGTCTTCCACAGCGACCCGTCGATGAGCGTCTACCTCTCCGACGACTACGGCAGCGCCTACCTCCAGGCCGACGTGCACGGCCAGGTGATCAAGAGCTACCCACGCGACGACGGCTGAGCCGCCCTCGCCCTCGCCGGACGGGACCTCCTCGCGGCCCGCTGGACGGACCCGTCTGTTCTCAGTGCGGGAACGCCCGGGGCTGCCGCAGCACGGGAAGGCCGTCCCGGAACTCCTCGATGCGGGTGCTGATCTGGCGCATCAGGACGGTGTCCGCCAGCCGGTCCAGGTAGAGGTTGCGGCGGGCCAGCCCCACGGCGTCGACGCAGAAGTACAGCGCCATGAGCGGGTTCACGAACAGCTTGCCGTCGCGCGTCCGCTCGGTGAAGCGCACGTCGCCGAAGTCGCCGCGCACGGCGGCGGCGACCGAGCCGTTCACGATGCTCGGACGGCCGGGGGTGGATGCCTGGGCATGGGCGACCGCGTCCAGGTAGAGGGCGCCCTCCGGGCTGTCGCGGGGGAGCGAGAACGCGCCCAGGTAGGCGCCCTCGCGGTCCAGCGCGGCCAGGTTCTCCAGGACCAGGGCGTGGTTGACGCCGTGATGGGCGTCCACGCCGAAGCCCAGGCAGGCCACCAGCCGGTGCGGGACCTCGTCGAGGGCGTGCACGGCGGCCAGGCTGGCCATGTCCTCCTCGGGCGTGCCGAGGCCGTGCTCGTCGCCGCGCAGCAGGATGTCCGTGCCGCCGTCGACCAGGACGACGGCGTCGATCCCGCCCAGGTGCTCCAGGAGGGAACGGTAGGCGTCCCGCAGCGGCTTCACGCCGGTCTGGGGGAAGGCGTACACCGTCGCGGGCATGTCATGCCGGTCCAGCCAGGTGGCCAGGGTGTGCTCGGGGAAGTAGTCGCCGCGGGCCGGGGTGTCCGGGCGCACCGCCGCCAGGTCCGGCTGCACCCAGACCTCGGAGGGCAGGCCGTACAGGTCGGCGAAGGAGAGGTTGGCGAGGTGGACCTCCTTGCCCGCCGACCGCAGGGCGAGCGCGAGTGGCAGGCCCGCGTACACGTCGAAACCGCCGCCCGCACCAACGACGAGCACCCGGTGCGCGTCGCGCAGCCGGGTGAAGAGGGGAGGTTCATGGAGGGAGAACACCCCGGGACGCTAGCAGGCACCGATCGAGCGAGACCCCAACGGCCCGTCCCCGCCCGCCTTTTCGAAGCCCGCCTTTGCGAACAGGCCCGGCCGGGGCCCGGCCTCGGAACAACGCGGTCGGGGCTCGGAGAGCGTTCGCTCCGAGCCCCTCGACGGTGTTTACGCGCCGCTCTCCCGCAGCATGTCCTCGCGTTCGACGAGCTTCACGCGTGCGCGGCCCTGCGGCTCGCCGAGCGCCTTCTCGGCGGCGTCCAGCTTGTACCAGCCCTCCCAGGTGGTGAAGCGGACCTCGCGCTCGGCGAGGAACGCGTCCACCGCCGCAGGGTCGGGCGAGACGGGCGTGTGCAGACGGCCGCCCGCGTGGTCGGCCAGCAGGTTCGACACCGTCTCGTTGGCGTCGCCCTTGGTGTGGCCGATGAGGCCGACCGGGCCGCGCCGGATCCAGCCCGTGACGTACGTGGACTGGAGGTGCGTGCCGGACTCCTCGATGACCCGGCCGCCCTCGTCCGGGACCGTGCCCGAGTCGAGGTCCCAGGGCAGCTTCGGCAGCTTCTCGGAGAGGTAGCCGACGGCGCGGTAGATCGCCGTGACGTCCCAGTCCTTGAACTCGCCGGTGCCCTTGACGTTGCCCGTGCCGTCGAGGGCGGTGCGCTCGGTGCGCAGGCCGACGACCTTGCCGTCCTCGCCGAGGATCTCCGACGGGGACTCGAAGAAGTGCAGGAACAGCTTGTGCGGGCGGTCCCCGACGTCGCGGATCGCCCAGTTCTCCAGCGTCTTGGCGACCATGTCGGCCTGCTTGTTGCCGCGCCGGGTCGCGATGGAGCCGTCGTCGTAGTCGATGTCCTCCGGGTCGACGATGACCTCGATGTTCGGGGAGTGGTCCAGCTCCCGCAGCTCCATCGGGGAGAACTTCGCCTGCGCCGGGCCACGGCGGCCGAAGACGTGGACCTCCAGCGCCTTGTTGGCCTTCAGGCCCTCGTGGACGTTCGCCGGGATCTCCGTGGGCAGCAGCTCGTCCGCCGTCTTGGCCAGGACGCGGGCCACGTCGAGAGCGACGTTGCCGACGCCCAGGACCGCGACCTTCTCGGCCTCCAGGGGCCAGGTACGCGGCACGTCCGGGTGGCCGTCGTACCAGGAGACGAAGTCCGCGGCGCCGTAGGAGCCGTCCAGCTCGACGCCCGGGAGCGACAGCTCGCGGTCGGCCGTCGCGCCGGTGGAGAAGATCACCGCGTCGTAGAAGGCACGCAGGTCGTCCAGGCTGATGTCGGTCGGGTAGTCGACGTTGCCGAAGAGACGGATCTGCGGCTTGTCGAGAACCTGGTGCAGGGCCGTGATGATGCCCTTGATGCGCGGGTGGTCCGGGGCGACGCCGTAACGGATCAGGCCGAACGGGGCCGGCATGCGCTCGAAGAGGTCGATGGAAACACCAGGGTCGGCGGCCACATCGGACTTGAGCAGCGCGTCGGCGGCGTAGATCCCGGCGGGGCCGGCTCCGACAATGGCTACCCGCAGAGGGCGGGGCATGATCAGGTTCCCTTCGAGTGGCGACAGATCGACTCGGGGGAAGCCTAAACTGAGGCAAGCCTAACCCGGTACGCGGGTCCGGTCTATGAGCTCATAAACATCACTTATGAGTCAAGCGGGGGTCGCCCGGAGGGTGGGTTCGGAGGTCAACTCGCCTCATGGCAGCGGCTGTTCCGCCCAGATGGCCTTGCCCTTGGGGGTGTAGCGGGTGCCCCAGCGGTCGGTGAGCTGGGCCACCAGGAACAGTCCGCGCCCGCCCTCGTCGGTCATGGCCGCGTACCGCAGGTGCGGTGAGGTGCTGCTGCTGTCGGAGACCTCGCAGATCAGGGTCCGGTCGCGCAGCAGGCGGACGCCCACGGGCGCGCCGCCGTAGCGGATCGCGTTGGTGACCAGTTCGCTCAGGATCAGCTCCGTCGTGAACGACAGGTCCTCCAGGTCCCAGCGCGCCAGCTGCCGGGCCACCGCCGCCCGCACCTCGCCCACCGCCGCCGGGTCGACGGGCACGTCCCACTCGGCGACCCGGTCGGCGTCCAGCGCCCGGGTGCGCGCCACGATCAGCGCGATGTCGTCGTTCGGGCGGGCCGGCAGCATGGCGTCCAGGACGCCCTGGCAGGTCTCCTCCGGCGAGCCGTCGGCACCCTGTTCCAGGGCGGTGCGCAGCAGTTCCAGACCGGTGTCGATGTCCCGTTCCCGGTCCTCCACCAGCCCGTCGGTGTACAGCACCAGCGAGCTGCCCTCGGCGAGCTCCAGCTCGACCGTCTCGAACGGCAGCCCGCCCAGCCCCAGCGGCAGCCCGGCGGGCACCTCGGGGTACTCGACCCGGCCGTCGGGATGGACCAGCGCCGGCGGCGGATGCCCGGCGCGGGCGACCGTGCAGCGCCGGGACACCGGATCGTAGATGGCGTACAGACACGTCGCCCCGGAGACGGGCGCGTTGGCGCCGTCCGCCGCCTCGTCCTGGTCGATGCGGGCCACCAACTCGTCGAGCAGCCCCAGGAGTTCCTCGGGCCCTAGGTCCAGGGCGGAGAAGTTGTGGACGGCGGTGCGCAGCCGGCCCATGGTGGCCGCCGCGTGCAGCCCGTGACCCACCACGTCGCCGACGACGAGCGCGACCCGGGCCCCGGACAGCGGCAGCACGTCGAACCAGTCGCCGCCCACGCCCGCCTGGGCGGGCAGGTAGCGGTAGGCGATGTCCAGGGCGTTCTGCTCGGGCAGGCTGCGCGGCAGCAGACTCCGTTGCAGCGTGACGGCCATGCCGTGCTCGCGGGTGAAGCGGCGCGCGTTGTCGATGGAGATCGCGGCCCGCGCCACCAGCTCCTCCGCGAGCACCACCTCGTCCGGGTCGAAGGGATCCGGCCGCTCCGAACGCCAGAAACTGACCACGCCCAGGATCAGGGCGCCGGCCCGCACCGGCACGGTGATCAGCGAGTGGATGCCGAACTCCACGACCTGCTCGGTCCGTTCGAGATCCTGCGCCCGCCAGCCCGGGGACCGGGAGAGGCGGGCCTCCAGGACGGCCCGCCGGCCGCCGAGACTGCGGGCCTGCGGGGCGGAGTCCACGAACCGGATCCGCTCGCCCACGGCGTACAGCGGCGCGCCCTTGCGGATCGCGCTCAGCGCCGTGCGCCGCAGCGCGCCCCGCGCCTCCGGCTCCTCGCCGGCCAGGACGGCGTCGTACAGGTCGACGGTCGCGAAGTCCGCGAACCTCGGCACGGCCAGCTCGGTCAGCTCCTCCGCCGTCCGGGCCACGTCCAGGCTCGTGCCGATGCCCACCCCGGCCGCGTACAGCATGTCGAGGCGCTCGCGAGCCGCCTCCGCCCTGCCGGACAGGGCGCGCAGCTCCGTGGAGTCGCGCAGCGTGGCGACGCTGCCGGCCGGGCCGCCCGCCAGGTCGGTGGGCCGCTGGTTGATCGCCAGCAGCCGGTCCCCGACGAGGTGCACCTCGTCCGTGACCATCCGCCCGGAGGCCAGCAGCTCGGCGGTGTCCGCGTCCAGCCCCAGATCGAGGACCTGCCGGCGTTCGGCGTCCGGAGGCAGGTCGAGCAGGCGCTGCGCCTCGTCGTTGGCGAGCAGCAGATCGCCGTCGCCGCCGACGATGATCACGCCTTCCCGCACGGAGTGCAGCACCGCGTCGTGGTGCTCGTACATGCGGGTCATCTCGCGCGGGCCCAGGCCGTGCGTCTGGCGCAGCAGGCGGCGGCTGACCAGCGCGGTGCTCGCGGTGGCCAGGATGAGGGCGACGCCGGCGCTGCCGAGGACCAGAGGCAACTGGCGGTCGGCGTTGCCGCCGACGTGCGCGGTGGTGATGCCGGACGACACCAGCCCGACCACGCTCCCGTCGGGCGCCTTCACCGGTACGACGGCCTGGACCAGCCGGCCGATGGTCCCGTCGACGACCTCGACCACGATGCCGCCGTCCAGCGCCGGCTGGATGGTCCCGACGAACTTCTTGCCGATGCGGTCCGGCTTGGGGTGGGTGTAGCGGATGCCGTCGGTGTTCATGACGACGAGGAAGTCCATGTCCGCGGCCTTGCGGGCGGCCTCGGCGCGGGGCTGGAGCACGGCCGTCGGATTCGGGCTGTCCAGCGCCGCGACGAGGCCCGGCGAGTTGGCGAAGGTCTCCGCGACGGCGACGGAGCGGTTACGGGCCTCCTGCGTGGTGTCGTGCCGCACCTGGAGCAGCAGCGCCACCACGGCGGCCACTACCAGCAGCAGCACGATGACCACCTGCAGGAGGAACACCTGCGCGGCGAGACTGCGCCCGCCCATCGCGGACTCGGGTGTGCGCCGGATCCCCGGGCCCCGGGGACGACGGGCCGGCCGGGCATCCGAGCGCCCCAGGAGTCGGACCATGTGCCATGTCTACACTGCCCGGCCCCGTGAGGCGAGAGGCATCACAGAGGGTCACGGGCCGCGCCGTTCACCCGTGCCCCGGCGGACTCCCGTCGCCGTCGCGCCGTGTGGCCAGCAGCAGGGCCATGTCGTCGGGCCGGTCCAGGGCCTGCCGGGCCGTCGCGGTGAGCCGGTCCGTGACCTCCGCGAGGGAACGGCCGACGCGGCCGTCGGCTCCGGCCAGGACCGTGCGCAGCGCCGCGATGCCCTCGTCGATGTCGTGGCCCGGCCGCTCGACCAGCCCGTCCGTGTACAGGGCGAGGATCGCGCCCGGCTCCAGCCGCAGTTCCGTCACCGGGTAGTGGGTAGTGGGCGCGCGGGTCCACCCCGAGGACCACACCGCCGGGCAGCTCCACGACCTCGGTTCGCCCGTCGGGGTGGCGCAGCAGCGGCGGCAGATGCCCGGCGCGGGCCGCCCGGGCCAGACCGGTGGCCGGATCCAGCCGGACGTAGCAGCAGCTCGCGAACTGACCCGGGTCCAGATCGATGAGGAGATGGTTCGTGCCGCCCATGACCTCCTCCGGGGGCCGGTCGCCGAGCGCGAACGCCCGCACCGCGCTGCGCAGTTGCCCCATGGTGGCCGCCGCCTGCACCCCGTGCCCCTGGACGTCCCCGATGACCAGGGCCAGCCCGTCCCCGGCCTCCACGACGTCGTACCAGTCGCCGCCCACGTCCATGCCCTTCGTGCCCGGCAGATAGCGGCCGGCGGTCTCCACGCGCGCGGCGGCGGTCCGGACGGCTTCCGCTCGTCCCCCGCGCTCCCAGTCATCGGCCCTACCTCGTCCGTGCGCCGCCGCTTGGTCGACACAGCAAGAATGCGCCACACCTGGCCGGATGTGCATCCGCACACGGTCCGCCCGGCCGCCGACGCCGGTGGCCGGGCGGCCGGTCAGGCGGCGGTGGGGCGCAGGGTGCTCTTGGCGAGCTCGTACGCCGGGAGCATCGCCTCGTGCTCCCCGGTGTCCAGGCCGCCGAGGTGCAGCACGACGGGGCCCGCGGAGGTGCTGACGGCGAGCGCGCTCTCCTTCTTGCTCTCCTCCATCAGCTTGCTCGTGGTGATGTACTCGACCTCCGCGCCGGTGACGCCGCCCGTCTCGAACGTGCGGTACGTCGCCCCGCTCGCCTCCTGCTCGGCGGCCACGAACTTCTCCAGCACGGCGCGGGGGTCGCTGTCGCCCGGCTCACCGGTCCACACCCGCAGGTACCCGATCTTCCCCGCGGGCTTGGCGTCGATCTCGCAGGCCATGGTGACCGGGCCCTGCCGCAGGAACGCGTCGGCGAGTTCGGCCAGGTCGCCGGTGGCGGCGCTCGCCTCCGCGGCGTCGACGGCCTCGGCCTTCCAGAACTCGGCGATGTCGAAGGTGACGGGCAGCTCGCAGGCGGACCCGGAGGCCCCCACGGACCCGCCGCGCTGCGCGGCCTTCGCGGTCGGCTTGGCGGACGCTCCCGGCTTCCCCGACGCCCCCGACACGGCGTCCGAACTCCCGCCCCCGGCCGCGCACCCCGTCACCAGCGCCGTCAGCAGCCCTGTCACCAGAGCCGTCACCAGGGTCGTCCTTTTGAGCCTCCGTCCCACGTGTCCCACGTTCCCCACCCCGAAGTGCACCGCTGTGTCTCCTCTCGCCGCCGGCCGGATGCCGGCGGAGCACTGTAACGGAGGGCGCCCCGGCCGCTCTCTCGCGCGGACGAGTGACGTGCCGTCACATTCGCCGCCCGGGTGGGAAGCCATAGCGGCATGAGCACGACCGCGCTGATCGTCACGGGCCGGCGCCCCACCGCTTCCTCCGCTCACAAGGGGCACACCACATGGCCGAGTTGACCCGCCGTAGACTTCTGGGCTCCGCCACGGGCGCGCTGGGCGCCGCCGCGGCCCTCTCCCTCCTTCCGCCGAGCGTCCAGAAGGCCGTCGCGGCCGAACCGCCCCGCCGCGGCTCGCTCGCCGAGATCGAACACGTCGTGCTGCTCATGCAGGAGAATCGTTCGTTCGACCACTACTTCGGCACCCTGTCCGGCGTACGCGGCTTCGCCGACCCCGAGGCGCTCACCCTCGACACCGGGCGGTCCGTGTTCCACCAGCCCGACGCCGAGAACCCGAAGGGCTACCTGCTCCCCTTCCACCTGGACACCCGCACCTCCAGCGCCCAGGCCATCCCGTCCACCAGCCACGCCTGGTCGGTGCAGCACGAGGCGTGGAACGGCGGCCGGATGGACAAGTGGCTGCCGGC
The Streptomyces sp. NBC_01485 genome window above contains:
- a CDS encoding lipoprotein; this encodes MTALVTGLLTALVTGCAAGGGSSDAVSGASGKPGASAKPTAKAAQRGGSVGASGSACELPVTFDIAEFWKAEAVDAAEASAATGDLAELADAFLRQGPVTMACEIDAKPAGKIGYLRVWTGEPGDSDPRAVLEKFVAAEQEASGATYRTFETGGVTGAEVEYITTSKLMEESKKESALAVSTSAGPVVLHLGGLDTGEHEAMLPAYELAKSTLRPTAA